A part of Vulcanisaeta moutnovskia 768-28 genomic DNA contains:
- a CDS encoding phosphatidate cytidylyltransferase has translation MLTLSRIEQLKAMALRKLIHVVLSVFLIIPFIVNLGVYGISMTLYFALIALGVSVIYVIQVKRPIITVILLDALTSARRSILQQVIKSPIGSAIPIDTLNDGLMRLEKTVKELLESVERDYERRGGYLGILMGAIGVLISLLLTNNYVIYGIISVIVYDTMSALGGVLLGRVKLPFSNATMEGTLVGMASLVTVLFLLTNQLIGSLTITVVAALSEAYGMEDNLAIPVTTSLIAMVLKLPIIA, from the coding sequence GTGTTGACCTTGAGCAGGATAGAACAACTAAAGGCAATGGCGCTTAGAAAGTTAATCCATGTTGTGCTATCCGTATTCCTAATAATACCATTCATAGTGAATTTAGGAGTCTACGGCATATCAATGACCCTATACTTCGCGTTAATAGCCCTTGGTGTTTCCGTAATATATGTTATCCAGGTTAAAAGACCAATAATTACCGTAATCCTGCTAGATGCCCTAACAAGTGCCAGGAGATCAATATTGCAGCAGGTCATTAAGTCACCAATAGGCTCAGCAATACCGATAGATACCCTGAATGATGGATTAATGAGGCTTGAGAAAACAGTTAAGGAATTACTTGAGAGTGTTGAGAGGGACTATGAGAGGAGAGGCGGGTACTTAGGAATCTTAATGGGGGCTATTGGTGTATTGATTAGCCTGCTATTGACGAATAACTATGTTATTTACGGAATAATATCGGTAATAGTTTACGATACGATGAGCGCACTTGGTGGTGTACTCCTTGGAAGAGTTAAGCTACCCTTCAGTAACGCCACAATGGAAGGAACTCTTGTCGGCATGGCATCGTTAGTTACAGTCTTATTTCTACTCACAAACCAATTAATTGGTTCCCTAACAATAACAGTAGTGGCCGCATTATCTGAGGCATATGGCATGGAGGATAACCTAGCCATACCTGTGACCACCTCCTTAATAGCCATGGTCCTTAAACTACCTATAATTGCGTAA
- a CDS encoding NAD(P)/FAD-dependent oxidoreductase: MSKSDIIVIGAGPSGLYLARELSKVMNVRIVEEDKVLGVPPHCTGLVNLDSLKALNVASPIVNTYRYIRLIDLSGNSITFDFKRRAIAMLDRPGLEHYLADGLGSATLILGERVTELSNDFIRTRSREETFNLAVIAEGANMALTKEIIPWKPTYVYGVQTDTKSFISSELMPRGDDEIVVIFDRKLSEHYFAWIVPRDFHEFRVGLADDINTWTKFTELLKIIKAEYLKPFGGKVIIGGSPDHVVAGNTAVIGDAAGFVKPMTGGGIIMGMLSAKILAESIHNVIKEGLSINDALVIYDTLFRKYIRGKIKALGSASRILHMMINNSLDDAMRLMNNVNVDVYDYDNHIDAILRAASKRPWSFIRAIFTVMNELSLIEPGTISELIKENME; the protein is encoded by the coding sequence ATGAGCAAAAGCGATATTATAGTGATTGGAGCAGGACCAAGTGGGCTTTACTTAGCCCGTGAATTAAGTAAGGTAATGAATGTAAGGATAGTTGAGGAAGATAAAGTGCTTGGTGTGCCACCTCACTGCACTGGACTTGTTAATCTTGATTCATTGAAGGCACTTAACGTTGCATCGCCGATCGTGAATACGTACCGTTATATAAGGTTAATAGACCTAAGTGGCAATAGCATAACCTTTGATTTCAAAAGAAGAGCAATAGCAATGCTTGATAGACCAGGTCTTGAGCATTACCTTGCCGATGGATTAGGTAGTGCAACGTTAATATTGGGCGAGAGAGTTACCGAGTTGAGTAATGACTTTATTAGAACCAGGTCGAGAGAGGAGACGTTTAATTTAGCTGTGATTGCCGAGGGCGCTAATATGGCATTAACAAAGGAGATTATTCCTTGGAAGCCTACCTATGTTTACGGCGTACAGACGGATACTAAATCATTTATTTCGAGCGAGTTAATGCCTAGGGGTGATGATGAGATAGTGGTTATATTTGATAGAAAACTAAGTGAGCATTATTTTGCCTGGATAGTACCGAGGGATTTTCATGAATTCAGGGTTGGGTTAGCTGATGATATCAACACGTGGACAAAATTTACTGAATTGCTAAAAATAATAAAGGCTGAATATTTAAAGCCGTTCGGAGGCAAAGTAATAATTGGTGGATCACCTGATCATGTAGTTGCGGGCAATACTGCGGTAATAGGTGATGCCGCGGGTTTCGTTAAACCAATGACAGGTGGTGGGATTATAATGGGAATGCTTAGTGCAAAGATTCTGGCCGAAAGCATACATAATGTGATCAAGGAGGGCTTATCTATAAATGATGCATTGGTAATATACGATACATTATTCAGAAAATACATTAGGGGAAAAATAAAGGCATTAGGTTCAGCATCACGTATCCTTCATATGATGATAAACAATAGCCTAGATGATGCTATGCGCTTAATGAATAATGTGAATGTTGATGTTTATGATTACGATAATCATATTGACGCAATATTAAGGGCTGCTTCAAAAAGACCTTGGTCATTCATTAGGGCGATTTTTACTGTTATGAACGAACTATCGCTAATAGAACCTGGTACAATTAGCGAATTAATTAAGGAAAATATGGAATAG
- a CDS encoding DUF371 domain-containing protein: MVRVVIDRIRAWGHVNVRARHRTTIEVTRDDHLTPRGDCIIGIRADKGLSNISPELKEIIRKDESIVIVIFIVDDYFDYVIGTGSSKLTLSNSSKLIIRRSNYIDDATLMIKANKAAIDLDRRLIDRLKKESLLTVYIVGVDLEQDRTTKGNGA, translated from the coding sequence GTGGTCAGGGTAGTTATTGATAGGATAAGGGCTTGGGGGCATGTCAATGTTAGGGCTAGGCATAGGACAACGATTGAGGTTACGAGGGATGATCACTTAACGCCTAGGGGCGATTGCATAATTGGTATTAGAGCTGATAAGGGTTTATCCAATATAAGTCCTGAATTAAAGGAGATAATAAGGAAGGATGAATCAATTGTAATAGTGATATTCATTGTTGATGATTATTTTGATTATGTGATTGGTACAGGCTCATCAAAGTTAACCCTAAGCAATAGCAGCAAGCTAATTATTAGAAGGAGTAATTACATTGATGATGCAACGCTAATGATTAAAGCGAACAAGGCGGCTATTGACCTCGATAGAAGACTCATAGATAGGTTAAAGAAGGAGAGTCTCTTGACAGTTTATATTGTAGGTGTTGACCTTGAGCAGGATAGAACAACTAAAGGCAATGGCGCTTAG
- a CDS encoding tyrosine--tRNA ligase has protein sequence MDVEEKLSLITRYPTEEVLTVDELRQYLETGARLKHYIGFEISGYIHIGTGIVSLSKVVDLQKAGVEVSILLADIHSWLNNKLGGDLELIRRVANRYYVETFRKVIEVLGGDPDNVRFYMASDLYHNNDDYWYLILDLARMTNMADIRHSLTILGRKMGESVPMSWLVYPLLQVADVFVIGSHIAHGGIDQRKAYVLAREVALKVRFYPLMLNNEKVKPIALFHSLIPALNITGKESREELSEMKMSKSLPDTAIFLHDSVEAVRQKILKAYCPPREVQMNPVIELAHLFSFRERRDKPFIIKRPQQYGGGQLEFWSFNELTKAYTEGKIHPLDLKNAVADEVIERLEPIIRWFQEGQGAHLIEEMGNIMKITR, from the coding sequence ATGGATGTTGAGGAGAAATTATCATTAATAACCAGGTATCCAACGGAGGAGGTACTCACGGTTGATGAGTTAAGGCAGTACTTGGAGACGGGGGCTAGGCTAAAGCATTACATAGGCTTTGAGATAAGTGGTTATATACACATCGGTACAGGTATTGTAAGCCTATCAAAGGTTGTTGATCTACAAAAGGCTGGTGTTGAGGTGTCAATATTGCTTGCAGACATACACTCATGGCTTAATAATAAGCTTGGTGGCGACCTTGAATTAATTAGGAGGGTTGCGAATAGATATTATGTTGAGACATTTAGAAAGGTGATAGAAGTGCTTGGTGGTGATCCTGACAATGTGAGGTTCTACATGGCGAGTGATCTTTATCATAATAATGATGATTATTGGTACTTAATACTCGACCTAGCTAGAATGACTAACATGGCTGACATTAGGCACAGTCTAACAATACTTGGTAGGAAAATGGGTGAATCAGTACCAATGTCATGGCTCGTATACCCACTGCTTCAAGTGGCTGATGTCTTTGTCATTGGCTCGCACATCGCGCATGGCGGTATCGACCAGAGGAAGGCTTACGTACTTGCAAGGGAGGTTGCCCTAAAGGTTAGGTTTTACCCATTAATGCTCAATAATGAGAAGGTAAAGCCAATAGCCTTATTCCACAGCCTAATACCGGCGTTAAACATTACGGGTAAGGAGTCCAGGGAAGAGTTGAGCGAGATGAAGATGAGTAAGTCATTACCGGATACTGCCATATTCCTTCATGATAGTGTAGAGGCAGTTCGCCAGAAAATACTCAAGGCCTATTGCCCGCCTAGGGAGGTTCAAATGAATCCTGTGATTGAGTTGGCGCACTTATTCTCATTTAGAGAACGTAGAGATAAACCATTCATAATAAAGAGACCGCAACAATACGGTGGTGGACAACTAGAGTTTTGGTCCTTTAATGAATTAACTAAGGCATATACTGAGGGTAAGATACATCCGCTGGATTTGAAGAATGCTGTTGCTGATGAAGTTATTGAGCGCCTAGAGCCAATAATTAGGTGGTTCCAGGAGGGTCAGGGGGCTCACTTAATAGAAGAAATGGGCAATATAATGAAGATAACTAGGTAA
- a CDS encoding diphthine--ammonia ligase, which produces MRVCSLFSGGKDSTYALHWAVLKGFSVTCLLTLRPRRADSWMFHYPNIEWTSYQAKALGVFQVIYETSGVKDLELEDLRKAFNEVKKKFGISGIVTGALLSDYQRMMINIIAHELGLRVYSPLWRKNQVNYLRDLYRHGFKFVLTSISTMGINPKLLGKVLTPSDIEELISAALKFGFNPALEGGEGETFVVDAPLFRERIVIDDGEVNRLDQYSWVYIIKSIHLEPKVLVE; this is translated from the coding sequence ATGAGGGTTTGTTCATTATTTTCAGGTGGTAAGGACTCAACATACGCCCTACACTGGGCTGTACTCAAGGGCTTTAGCGTCACTTGCCTACTTACATTAAGGCCTCGTCGTGCTGATTCCTGGATGTTTCATTACCCAAATATTGAATGGACGAGTTATCAAGCTAAGGCATTAGGCGTTTTCCAGGTTATTTATGAGACCAGTGGTGTTAAGGATCTTGAGCTTGAGGATTTAAGGAAAGCTTTTAATGAGGTTAAGAAGAAGTTTGGAATTAGTGGTATAGTGACTGGCGCTTTACTCTCTGATTATCAAAGGATGATGATAAACATCATTGCCCATGAATTAGGTTTAAGGGTTTATTCACCATTGTGGAGGAAGAACCAAGTTAACTATTTAAGGGATCTATACAGGCATGGTTTTAAGTTTGTATTAACATCAATAAGCACGATGGGTATAAATCCTAAATTGTTAGGCAAGGTATTAACACCTAGTGATATTGAGGAATTGATAAGCGCCGCATTAAAGTTTGGTTTCAACCCGGCATTGGAGGGTGGTGAGGGGGAGACATTTGTTGTTGATGCGCCATTATTTAGAGAGAGGATCGTCATTGATGATGGTGAGGTTAATAGGTTAGATCAGTACTCATGGGTTTATATAATTAAGTCTATACACCTAGAGCCAAAGGTTTTAGTTGAGTGA
- the ilvC gene encoding ketol-acid reductoisomerase, with translation MARLYFDGNAELIRDRTIAMIGFGNQGSAQALNLRDGGFKVVIGNIEDEYAGRARDQGFTVYSIPEVVKHGDIIVMAIPDEVQPEVWVRDIAPNLLPGKIVIFLSGYNVYYGFIKPPKDVDVVMVAPRMIGEGVRDNFVNGKGFPVLIGVANDHSGKAWDYTLAYSKAIGAIGRPGGVAVESSCEEETVTDLFSEHTWAGAFLFLLAEGYNVLIENGVSPEAAMLELWASGELIAITKAIAEKGLFAQLKGHSTTSQYGHLTWGPRYVTDDVKRLMRDAIRQIKDGTFAREWALEKMLGYPVFNRLWDEVMKSRVWQDEDKLYRVLERRK, from the coding sequence ATGGCGAGGCTTTATTTCGATGGAAATGCCGAATTAATAAGAGATAGGACAATAGCAATGATAGGGTTTGGAAATCAAGGAAGCGCACAAGCGCTTAATCTCAGGGATGGTGGCTTTAAAGTTGTAATTGGTAATATAGAGGATGAGTACGCAGGTAGGGCTAGGGATCAGGGCTTCACGGTATACTCAATCCCTGAAGTGGTTAAACATGGCGATATCATAGTTATGGCAATACCTGATGAAGTGCAGCCAGAGGTTTGGGTAAGGGATATAGCACCTAACTTATTGCCAGGCAAGATCGTGATCTTCCTCAGTGGTTATAATGTGTATTACGGCTTCATAAAACCACCTAAGGATGTTGACGTGGTGATGGTCGCCCCACGAATGATTGGTGAGGGTGTCAGGGATAACTTCGTGAATGGTAAGGGCTTTCCCGTACTAATCGGTGTTGCGAATGACCATAGCGGTAAAGCATGGGATTACACATTAGCTTACTCAAAGGCTATTGGAGCCATCGGGAGACCAGGCGGTGTTGCTGTTGAGTCTAGTTGTGAGGAGGAGACTGTAACGGACCTATTCAGTGAGCATACGTGGGCTGGAGCATTCCTCTTTCTACTTGCTGAGGGTTATAATGTACTTATTGAGAATGGAGTATCACCCGAAGCAGCAATGCTAGAACTCTGGGCCTCTGGTGAGTTAATTGCCATAACCAAGGCGATTGCCGAGAAGGGATTATTCGCGCAGCTTAAGGGTCATTCTACGACGAGTCAATACGGTCATTTAACCTGGGGTCCTCGATACGTAACTGATGATGTTAAGAGGTTAATGAGGGATGCAATTAGGCAGATTAAGGATGGTACATTCGCCAGGGAATGGGCACTTGAGAAGATGCTTGGTTATCCAGTATTTAATAGGCTTTGGGATGAGGTCATGAAAAGTAGGGTTTGGCAGGATGAGGATAAACTATACAGGGTCTTGGAAAGGCGTAAGTAA
- the hemC gene encoding hydroxymethylbilane synthase: protein MKIRIATRGSRLSLIQSDIVMRMLRRVEPNIQFEVIIIRTTGDLVQDKPLYAIGTKGIFEKEVNLALLKDEADIAVHSLKDLPSEISPGLVIAGFSPRDPPFDVLVVRNDYPSDLMALPSGAKVGTSSVRRRAFLLSVRKDISINVIRGNVDTRINKLIRGDYDAVVIAEAGLVRLINDMKSLHIRYARIPLDLLPPAPGQGIIAVVTREKDTNLIDLLRKASDPKAMVEALAERAFLRTVGGGCHVPVGGIAIYDGNYMEFIAGIADINGNRKVIVKIRDSSIDPERLGINAAHELLRQWNERT from the coding sequence ATGAAAATTAGGATAGCGACAAGAGGAAGTAGGTTATCATTGATTCAGTCAGATATTGTTATGAGGATGTTGAGGAGAGTTGAACCCAATATTCAATTTGAGGTAATAATAATAAGAACCACCGGAGATTTGGTTCAGGATAAGCCATTATATGCAATCGGTACCAAAGGGATTTTTGAGAAGGAGGTTAACCTGGCATTACTAAAGGATGAGGCAGATATAGCTGTGCATAGCCTTAAGGATTTACCAAGCGAGATTAGTCCAGGCCTTGTAATAGCTGGGTTTTCACCTAGGGATCCACCATTTGATGTCTTAGTCGTTAGGAATGATTACCCAAGTGACTTAATGGCACTACCCAGCGGTGCTAAGGTAGGTACGTCAAGCGTTAGGCGTAGGGCATTCCTCCTCAGTGTTAGGAAGGATATTTCAATAAATGTAATTAGGGGTAATGTTGATACACGTATTAATAAATTGATTCGAGGTGATTACGATGCCGTGGTAATCGCCGAGGCTGGACTAGTAAGACTAATCAATGACATGAAGTCTCTCCATATAAGGTATGCACGCATACCCCTTGATTTATTACCACCAGCACCAGGGCAGGGAATAATAGCTGTTGTCACGCGTGAAAAGGACACTAATTTAATTGATCTCCTTAGGAAGGCAAGTGATCCTAAGGCAATGGTTGAGGCATTGGCCGAGAGGGCATTTCTAAGGACTGTTGGCGGTGGTTGTCACGTACCAGTTGGTGGTATCGCTATATATGATGGAAATTACATGGAATTCATTGCGGGTATTGCCGATATAAATGGTAATAGAAAGGTCATTGTAAAAATAAGAGACTCATCCATAGACCCTGAAAGACTTGGAATTAATGCTGCGCATGAATTACTGAGGCAATGGAACGAAAGAACCTAA
- a CDS encoding amidohydrolase, whose product MGYLLKNCDFVLTWINDELRILRDVDIAIDNGLIISVGKAIEGHLEEINCSNHVVIPGLVNAHTHTPMSLLRGFYDDAELMTWLNKMWIVENELTRDIVSLSSELSIIEMIMSGTTAFIDMYHYPDVVADIASRYGLRAALGPTFIDILKSPTLVENELRNFMSRYGNSSLVRPIINVHSIYTVGKDTLLRIRDLSHELDLPIQIHVSETRDEVYEAKRKYGVFPVEYLNSLGLISSKSQLIHLGWVTSWELSIIAKANARVTHAPTSNMKLATAGHFPMRELMEMGVIVTLGTDGPASNNSLDMFREMKMAVLLQRHSYWDVSIKAMHAFRAATVNGYRLLGPRGGCLGNGCVADLVLLDLGSPRLQPIRDDNILSNIVYSADGSDVDIVIVNGRIIYDKSRDYQVLRERARRIGERLNDFTRKFL is encoded by the coding sequence ATGGGGTATTTACTTAAAAATTGTGACTTTGTATTAACGTGGATTAATGACGAATTAAGGATACTTAGGGATGTGGATATAGCCATTGATAATGGGTTAATAATAAGTGTTGGTAAAGCCATTGAGGGTCATCTCGAGGAAATTAATTGTTCAAATCATGTGGTGATACCTGGGCTTGTTAATGCACATACTCACACACCAATGTCCTTATTGAGGGGTTTTTATGATGACGCGGAATTAATGACATGGCTTAATAAGATGTGGATCGTGGAGAATGAATTAACTAGAGATATCGTGTCCCTCAGCAGTGAGTTATCTATAATCGAAATGATTATGAGTGGCACAACAGCATTCATAGACATGTATCATTATCCAGACGTGGTTGCGGACATCGCCTCAAGGTATGGATTAAGGGCAGCTTTAGGTCCTACATTCATTGACATACTTAAGAGTCCTACGCTTGTTGAGAATGAGTTGAGGAATTTCATGAGTAGGTATGGGAATTCATCATTGGTGAGACCGATAATTAACGTACATAGTATCTACACCGTGGGTAAGGACACATTATTGAGAATTAGGGATTTGAGTCATGAACTTGATCTACCAATACAGATACACGTGTCTGAAACTAGGGATGAGGTTTATGAAGCAAAGAGAAAGTACGGTGTATTTCCCGTGGAATACCTCAATTCACTAGGTCTCATCTCCAGTAAATCTCAACTTATTCATTTGGGTTGGGTTACTAGTTGGGAGTTGAGTATCATAGCCAAGGCCAATGCCCGTGTGACTCATGCACCAACATCAAACATGAAATTAGCTACTGCGGGTCATTTCCCAATGAGAGAGTTAATGGAAATGGGTGTTATAGTCACGTTAGGCACTGATGGACCTGCCAGCAATAATTCTCTTGATATGTTTAGAGAAATGAAGATGGCAGTACTGCTTCAGAGGCATTCTTATTGGGATGTCAGTATTAAGGCCATGCATGCATTTAGGGCGGCTACTGTGAATGGCTACAGGTTGTTAGGTCCTAGAGGTGGTTGTTTAGGTAATGGTTGCGTGGCAGATTTGGTATTACTTGATCTAGGTAGCCCAAGGCTTCAGCCAATTAGAGATGATAATATCCTATCGAATATTGTTTATTCAGCGGATGGTTCAGACGTGGATATTGTGATTGTTAACGGTAGAATAATATACGATAAATCCAGGGATTACCAAGTATTGAGAGAACGAGCAAGAAGAATTGGGGAAAGACTTAATGATTTTACCAGGAAGTTTCTATGA
- a CDS encoding HD domain-containing protein: protein MVLSFTKVIADPALGWIRLTNEEARFIDSCKYVQRLRHIRQLGLTYMVYPSARHSRFEHSLGMLQIVTLMLERILRLNDIKDLLLSLGRSIGLDTEDELIMHMRVAALLHDLGHLPFSHVFEGVFGQSIDPLIRNCSKDVNEEIIGRVFKGSFKEHELITYFILTNNDEFKGVLKETLPGIDLRIIKALLHSDIIGKIIELSPQHADIIDYEDRKFLDSLGEELNFFNLLRNLISGDLDADRVEYVLRDSYLTGASIGSTISIGDIERILDNMKIVKNDKNYVLAFDEKARANLEGFVIARFNIYKLVYLHHKVVLFNTLAKNLLSELLRHYDELNEDIKDYLCRLYRFSIGYLKGYDIMYIIDDYLLSVLLRNRQYLLDRIHGISKYLDPLITRSTAYKALWKRDFEFLDLINKQGIDLALINDSFPYLLSKGEIRSEVLRTFYGRLRGELRGSSITCLSKLADDDLESSIIIGFRVFEPETRLNIIHGNTLANINDLSPLVVSVTDAWKRSPHVFVFVDIAKLSSACWGIDVNSMMDYLKSLVIKAMYNVLRDFGSAISKYLKDL from the coding sequence ATGGTGCTAAGCTTTACTAAGGTTATTGCTGATCCAGCACTTGGTTGGATTAGACTTACGAATGAGGAAGCGAGGTTTATTGATTCCTGTAAGTACGTGCAAAGGTTACGACATATACGTCAACTCGGCTTAACATACATGGTTTATCCCTCAGCTCGTCATAGTAGGTTTGAGCATTCCTTGGGTATGCTTCAAATAGTGACCTTAATGCTTGAGAGAATACTTAGATTAAATGACATTAAAGATCTATTGCTGAGTCTTGGGAGATCCATAGGTCTTGATACAGAAGATGAATTAATAATGCACATGAGAGTAGCGGCATTATTGCATGACCTAGGTCATTTGCCGTTTTCTCATGTATTTGAGGGAGTTTTCGGTCAGAGTATTGATCCATTAATAAGAAATTGCAGTAAGGACGTTAATGAGGAAATAATAGGTAGGGTCTTTAAGGGGTCTTTTAAGGAGCATGAGTTAATAACGTACTTCATACTTACAAATAATGATGAATTCAAAGGCGTGCTTAAAGAGACGTTGCCAGGTATTGATCTACGCATAATAAAGGCGCTGTTACATAGTGATATAATAGGTAAGATTATAGAATTGTCACCACAGCACGCAGACATTATTGACTATGAAGATAGGAAGTTCCTTGATTCACTTGGTGAGGAATTGAATTTCTTCAACCTTTTGAGGAACTTAATATCAGGAGATCTTGATGCTGATAGGGTGGAGTACGTACTTAGGGATTCCTACCTAACAGGGGCGAGTATTGGCTCTACGATCAGTATTGGTGATATTGAGAGGATTCTTGATAATATGAAGATTGTTAAAAACGATAAGAACTATGTGTTGGCATTTGATGAGAAGGCTAGGGCTAATTTAGAGGGTTTCGTAATTGCGCGTTTCAATATCTACAAGCTGGTTTATCTTCATCATAAAGTTGTTTTATTCAATACATTAGCAAAGAATCTATTAAGTGAGTTGTTAAGGCATTATGATGAGCTTAATGAGGACATTAAGGATTATCTGTGTCGTTTATACCGTTTCTCAATTGGGTATCTGAAGGGTTATGATATTATGTACATAATAGATGATTATTTACTATCTGTATTATTGAGAAATAGGCAGTATTTATTGGATAGGATCCATGGTATTTCTAAGTACTTAGATCCACTTATAACAAGGAGCACTGCGTATAAGGCATTATGGAAGAGGGATTTCGAGTTCCTAGATCTTATTAACAAACAAGGTATTGACCTAGCACTAATAAATGATTCATTCCCATACCTACTAAGTAAGGGTGAGATTAGGAGTGAAGTGTTGCGAACATTTTATGGAAGGTTAAGAGGAGAGCTTCGTGGCTCGTCAATTACCTGCTTAAGTAAATTAGCCGATGATGATCTAGAGTCATCAATAATAATAGGATTTAGGGTATTTGAGCCTGAGACAAGGCTCAATATAATTCATGGAAATACCCTAGCTAATATTAATGATTTATCTCCATTGGTAGTATCAGTGACAGATGCATGGAAGAGGTCACCGCATGTGTTTGTTTTTGTAGATATTGCAAAGTTAAGTAGTGCTTGTTGGGGTATTGACGTAAATAGTATGATGGATTACCTTAAGAGCTTGGTCATAAAGGCTATGTATAACGTGTTAAGAGACTTCGGTAGTGCTATTAGTAAGTATCTCAAGGATCTTTAA
- a CDS encoding isoaspartyl peptidase/L-asparaginase — protein MNFKATIAVHGGAGSAGYFVNEEHRRRYLNGLVNAVSAGLEAVKRGNALDMVVEAVTVMEFDGSYDAGKGSVLNLYGEVEQDAGVMWGKDLSVGAVASVKHVINTIRLARLVMERTDHVLIMGDGAEELAKQFNLWVPSTELINEFKINRYNSLIKNLRSRYEKNVELARKLGLLGTVGAVALDRDGNLAAATSTGGTILKWPGRVGDSPLPGAGYWAENGVCAVSVTGIGEFIIRAMASFRVSTLIKSGVSIGDAVRQVVDYVTKLFGSDNIGLIAIDSSGNVASAFNTEVMGRAWGREGMNKVTVAHYPNDPFP, from the coding sequence ATGAATTTTAAGGCTACGATAGCAGTACATGGAGGCGCAGGTAGTGCTGGTTATTTTGTTAATGAGGAACATAGACGAAGATACTTAAATGGCTTAGTAAATGCCGTAAGTGCCGGTTTAGAGGCAGTTAAGAGGGGTAATGCCCTGGACATGGTTGTTGAGGCTGTTACTGTTATGGAGTTTGACGGTTCCTACGACGCCGGCAAGGGGTCCGTATTGAACTTATACGGCGAGGTTGAACAAGACGCAGGCGTTATGTGGGGTAAGGATCTAAGTGTTGGGGCTGTGGCTTCTGTTAAGCACGTAATAAATACAATAAGACTCGCCAGGCTTGTTATGGAAAGAACGGATCACGTATTAATTATGGGGGATGGCGCCGAAGAACTGGCTAAGCAATTTAATCTTTGGGTTCCATCAACGGAATTAATTAATGAATTTAAGATAAATAGGTATAACTCCTTAATTAAGAATTTACGTTCACGTTATGAGAAAAACGTGGAACTCGCCAGGAAATTGGGCTTATTGGGTACGGTAGGTGCAGTCGCGCTTGATAGGGATGGTAACCTGGCCGCAGCAACCTCTACAGGAGGAACAATACTTAAGTGGCCTGGCAGGGTGGGTGACTCGCCGCTTCCCGGTGCTGGTTATTGGGCTGAGAATGGCGTATGTGCCGTATCCGTTACAGGTATTGGTGAATTCATTATTAGGGCAATGGCTTCATTTAGAGTATCAACACTTATTAAAAGTGGTGTTAGTATTGGTGATGCTGTTAGGCAGGTTGTTGATTATGTTACCAAGTTATTTGGTTCAGATAATATAGGGTTAATAGCGATAGATAGTTCTGGTAACGTAGCATCGGCATTTAATACCGAAGTCATGGGCAGGGCATGGGGTAGAGAAGGCATGAACAAGGTAACTGTTGCTCATTATCCAAATGACCCATTTCCATGA
- a CDS encoding RNA polymerase sigma factor encodes MSSKLTKTEEFAAKLYFNEGLKPKEIAQKLGISVNTVYKAISKYRAFAKSLDQASAQLNDDKQINTQVDNNAYALNNYSSVFNVSLSIITGSPIQPLKNDYSYESAYQGELIKELKSLRELIGKLIEKVEELEKRGVNNCSSNSVRDQGSITNNANNGQLNTDSLPEFIRDNPWIDVIKSIHNTS; translated from the coding sequence ATGTCGAGTAAATTAACGAAGACTGAGGAGTTTGCCGCCAAGCTTTATTTTAATGAGGGGCTGAAGCCTAAGGAAATAGCGCAGAAGCTCGGTATATCTGTGAACACCGTGTATAAGGCGATCTCTAAGTATAGGGCATTTGCCAAGAGCTTAGATCAAGCATCTGCGCAATTGAATGATGACAAACAAATTAATACCCAAGTGGACAATAATGCATATGCATTGAATAATTACAGTAGTGTTTTCAATGTAAGTCTTTCAATCATTACTGGTTCGCCCATTCAGCCACTTAAAAATGATTATTCGTATGAAAGCGCCTATCAGGGTGAATTAATAAAGGAGTTGAAGTCTCTTAGAGAATTGATAGGTAAATTAATTGAGAAGGTTGAGGAATTAGAGAAGAGAGGCGTAAATAATTGCTCCTCTAATTCTGTAAGGGATCAGGGCTCCATCACTAATAATGCCAATAATGGGCAATTAAATACCGATTCACTGCCTGAATTTATACGTGATAATCCGTGGATCGACGTTATTAAGTCAATACATAATACTTCATAG